Proteins co-encoded in one Cricetulus griseus strain 17A/GY chromosome 1 unlocalized genomic scaffold, alternate assembly CriGri-PICRH-1.0 chr1_1, whole genome shotgun sequence genomic window:
- the Erlin2 gene encoding erlin-2, with amino-acid sequence MAQLGAVVAVASSFFCASLFSSVHKIEEGHIGVYYRGGALLTSTSGPGFHLMLPFITSYKSVQTTLQTDEVKNVPCGTSGGVMIYFDRIEVVNFLVPNAVYDIVKNYTADYDKALIFNKIHHELNQFCSVHTLQEVYIELFDQIDENLKLALQQDLTSMAPGLVIQAVRVTKPNIPEAIRRNYELMESEKTKLLIAAQKQKVVEKEAETERKKALIEAEKVAQVAEITYGQKVMEKETEKKISEIEDAAFLAREKAKADAECYTALKIAEANKLKLTPEYLQLMKYKAIASNSKIYFGKDIPNMFMDSSGRLGKQFEGLTDKLGFSLEDEPLEVTTKDN; translated from the exons ATGGCTCAGTTGGGAGCAGTTGTGGCTGTGGCTTCCAGTTTCTTTTGTgcatctctcttctcttctgtgcaCAAGATAGAAGAGGGACATATTGGAGTATATTACAG AGGTGGTGCCCTGCTGACCTCCACCAGTGGCCCCGGCTTCCATCTCATGCTCCCATTCATCACATCCTATAAGTCTGTACAG ACCACTCTCCAAACAGATGAAGTGAAGAATGTACCATGTGGGACCAG TGGTGGTGTGATGATCTACTTTGATAGAATTGAAGTGGTGAACTTCCTGGTCCCAAATGCAG TGTATGATATAGTGAAGAACTATACTGCAGACTATGACAAAGCCCTCATCTTCAACAAGATCCATCATGAGCTCAACCAGTTTTGCAGCGTGCATACACTTCAGGAAGTCTACATCGAGCTGTTTG ATCAAATTGATGAAAACCTCAAGTTGGCTTTGCAACAGGACCTGACCTCCATGGCCCCAGGGCTTGTTATCCAG GCTGTACGAGTGACAAAGCCCAATATACCTGAGGCAATCCGCAGGAACTATGAGCTGAT GGAAAGCGAGAAGACGAAGCTTCTGATTGCAGCCCAGAAACAGAAGGTGGTAGAAAAGGAGGccgagacagagaggaagaaggccCTTATTG AGGCAGAAAAAGTGGCTCAGGTTGCAGAAATCACCTATGGGCAGAAGGTGATGGAAAAGGAGACGGAGAAGAAGATTTCAGAAATTGAAG ATGCTGCATTTCTGGCCCGGGAGAAGGCGAAGGCTGATGCTGAGTGCTACACTGCTCTGAAAATAGCAGAAGCAAATAAG CTCAAGCTGACTCCAGAATATCTGCAGCTGATGAAGTACAAGGCCATTGCTTCCAACAGCAAGATTTACTTTGGCAAAGACATCCCCAACATGTTTATGGACTCTTCAGGTAGACTGGGCAAGCAGTTTGAGGGGCTGACTGACAAGCTGGGTTTCAGCTTAGAAGATGAGCCCCTAGAGGTGACCACAAAggataattga